The following are encoded in a window of Castanea sativa cultivar Marrone di Chiusa Pesio chromosome 9, ASM4071231v1 genomic DNA:
- the LOC142611218 gene encoding putative pectate lyase 12 yields the protein MLPRTCIVLISLLCSFSPLGRAMLNLTLPGQHPNPEAVVQEVHRKVNASIARREMLQVSQKDQATCLTGNPIDDCWKCDPNWANNRQRLADCAIGFGQYAVGGKNGEFYLVTDSSDDDAVNPKPGTLRYAVIQTEPLWIVFPSNMLIKLSQELIFNSYKTLDGRGANVHIVGGGCITLQFISNVIIHNIHIHHCHPSGNTNVRSSPTHYGYRTESDGDGISIFGSKDIWIDHCSLSHCKDGLIDAIMGSTGLTISNNYFSHHNEVMLLGHSDDYLPDSGMQVTIAFNHFGEKLVQRMPRCRRGYIHVVNNDYTQWEMYAIGGSGNPTINSQGNRYTAPLDPNAKEVTKRVDTEEGKWKGWNWRTDGDIMVNGAIFVASGEGVEVKYEKAYSVEPKSAVLIDQLTMHAGALGVGGRDNNLGMWSTGPNGGGTGLDSGPDYTDDWSGSSGPLLPSTSTFLSLLIALSCLLFYKIRPTFML from the exons ATGCTCCCAAGGACCTGCATTGTCCTAATTTCTCTTCTCTGCTCATTTTCTCCACTTGGTAGAGCAATGCTCAACCTCACTCTTCCAGGCCAGCATCCTAACCCCGAAGCTGTTGTCCAAGAAGTTCACAG GAAGGTAAATGCTTCTATAGCAAGAAGGGAAATGCTACAAGTCTCTCAGAAAGACCAGGCCACATGCCTAACAGGGAACCCCATAGATGACTGTTGGAAATGTGACCCAAATTGGGCCAACAACAGGCAGAGACTAGCAGATTGTGCAATTGGGTTTGGCCAATATGCTGTCGGTGGCAAGAATGGTGAATTCTACCTTGTCACTGACTCCTCAGACGATGATGCAGTGAATCCTAAGCCAGGCACACTAAGATATGCTGTGATTCAGACTGAACCTCTATGGATTGTGTTTCCCAGCAACATGCTCATTAAGCTGTCTCAGGAGCTCATCTTTAAtagctacaagactcttgatGGTCGAGGGGCTAATGTGCACATTGTGGGTGGTGGGTGCATTACTCTCCAGTTTATAAGCAATGTCATTATACACAACATTCATATCCACCATTGCCATCCGTCAG GTAATACTAATGTGCGGTCGAGCCCAACCCACTACGGCTACCGCACAGAATCAGACGGTGATGGGATCTCGATCTTTGGGTCGAAAGACATATGGATCGACCACTGTTCCCTCTCACACTGCAAAGATGGGCTGATTGATGCAATTATGGGGTCCACAGGGCTCACAATATCAAACAATTATTTCTCGCATCACAATGAGGTGATGCTGTTGGGCCACAGCGATGACTATTTGCCAGACTCAGGAATGCAAGTGACCATAGCATTCAATCACTTTGGTGAAAAATTGGTGCAGAGAATGCCAAGGTGTAGACGTGGCTATATCCATGTGGTTAACAATGATTACACTCAGTGGGAGATGTATGCTATTGGTGGTAGTGGTAACCCTACCATTAATAGCCAAGGCAATCGCTACACCGCTCCTCTTGATCCCAATGCCAAGGAG GTGACAAAGAGAGTGGACACCGAGGAAGGAAAATGGAAGGGATGGAATTGGAGGACAGATGGGGATATAATGGTGAACGGAGCAATATTTGTGGCCTCAGGTGAGGGTGTAGAGGTTAAGTACGAGAAGGCTTATAGCGTGGAGCCCAAATCAGCTGTGCTTATTGACCAGCTCACTATGCATGCCGGCGCCCTTGGAGTTGGTGGCAG GGACAACAACTTGGGAATGTGGAGTACAGGACCCAATGGTGGTGGAACAGGTTTAGACTCAGGCCCAGACTACACAGATGATTGGTCGGGAAGCAGTGGCCCACTGTTACCTTCTACTTCGACTTTCTTATCCCTTTTGATTGCACTATCATGtttgttattttataaaatacGTCCCACTTTTATGTTATAA